A region of Dermochelys coriacea isolate rDerCor1 chromosome 1, rDerCor1.pri.v4, whole genome shotgun sequence DNA encodes the following proteins:
- the CDPF1 gene encoding cysteine-rich DPF motif domain-containing protein 1 isoform X2: protein MDSHKEAQPKGNFECQLCGLTAPFSYYGQKPPNTHSVVLLEESYVMKDPFIPDKDKFLILGSQCSLCNRRVCVGTECSLFYSKRFCLPCVNENLQEFPLEIRHDLNKRKSHSKS from the exons ATGGATTCCCACAAAGAAGCCCAGCCGAAAGGAAACTTTGAATGCCAACTATGTGGGCTAACAGCCCCATTCAGCTATTATGGGCAGAAACCCCCAAATACTCATTCTGTTGT CCTCCTGGAAGAAAGCTATGTCATGAAAGATCCTTTCATCCCTGACAAGGACAAATTCCTTATCCTTGGATCTCAGTGCAGTTTGTGTAACAGACGGGTGTGTGTGGGCACA GAATGTAGTCTATTCTACTCAAAAAGGTTCTGCCTCCCCTGCGTTAATGAAAACCTACAGGAGTTTCCTTTGGAAATACGACACGACTTGAATAAAAGGAAGTCTCATTCAAAATCCTAA
- the CDPF1 gene encoding cysteine-rich DPF motif domain-containing protein 1 isoform X1 — protein MDSHKEAQPKGNFECQLCGLTAPFSYYGQKPPNTHSVVGPLTEPQTGSGLNGAGGQDPGWQGAGRWNPRAAASLLEESYVMKDPFIPDKDKFLILGSQCSLCNRRVCVGTECSLFYSKRFCLPCVNENLQEFPLEIRHDLNKRKSHSKS, from the exons ATGGATTCCCACAAAGAAGCCCAGCCGAAAGGAAACTTTGAATGCCAACTATGTGGGCTAACAGCCCCATTCAGCTATTATGGGCAGAAACCCCCAAATACTCATTCTGTTGT GGGCCCCCtaacggaaccccagactggcagcgggctgaacgGGGCCGgaggccaggaccccggctggcagggggctgggcgctGGAACCCCAGAGCAGCAGCGAG CCTCCTGGAAGAAAGCTATGTCATGAAAGATCCTTTCATCCCTGACAAGGACAAATTCCTTATCCTTGGATCTCAGTGCAGTTTGTGTAACAGACGGGTGTGTGTGGGCACA GAATGTAGTCTATTCTACTCAAAAAGGTTCTGCCTCCCCTGCGTTAATGAAAACCTACAGGAGTTTCCTTTGGAAATACGACACGACTTGAATAAAAGGAAGTCTCATTCAAAATCCTAA